A stretch of DNA from Vibrio sp. ED004:
GTTGATACATTTATGGAGGCTTCCACCAAAGCCGCTATGCTAGCAGGTTATACGGGAGGACCGTTAAATGGTACGGTTAACGTCACCAAAGGTAATGTAAAACTACCCTACTACTTGGAAACAGGAACAAACGAATGGAATACGCAACCATTCGAATCAGGCATGCCAAGCCTTGTCAAGGTGTCGTCAGCTATTGCCGACACCAATGAAAAAGCAAATATGGCTTCACAGCTTGTAAGCTTAAGTGTAGATCTTACAAAGCTTGCTACAGACCCCGCAGAACAACTTAAACTTGTTGGTGCAAATCTAACTTTAAGTAACGGCAATGCATTAGACACAGAACGTGTCATCACTCGATATGCTCCCGTACCGCAAGTTAAATCACTGCAAGATGTAGAGTTTATTCTGTTTACGCCTGTAACAATTCCTGGCACTCCAATGCCAATCGTTATTTATCAACATGGTATTACTAGTCTTAAAGAAAACGCTTATGCATTTGCTGCGAATCTTGCTGCTCAAGGTATTGCTGTGATAGGCATCGATATGCCACTGCATGGAACTCGTAGCTTAGATAAAATTCCAAATGAACGTTCAGCGAATGCTAACCTGTTGGCATACCTAAACCTTACTAACTTACCTGTCGCGCGTGACAATGTAAGACAAAGTGTTATGGATGTGCTTGGGTTACGAGTCGCATTATCCTCTAACCAAGGTCAGGGCGCGTTCACATCAACACCTTTGGCAACTATAGATAACACAACGACCAACCACCCTAGACTATTTGGACATTCACTAGGTGGAATTGTTGGTATTACTGCGTTAGCACAAGCTAACAAAACAATTAATGACCCTACGGGGGATGCAATTTATGCGTTTTCATCTAGCGTAATTGCTAATTCCGGTGGTCAAATTTCAAACTTATTATTGGGGTCAGACTCATTTGGCGGCACTGTTATACACAACGTCGCGCTAGGAGGATTAGCAAGTTATGTGACACACAACACAACAATATGTGAACCGAATAGCTACACGATGACACAGTGTGTGGATGAGTTTATTTCAGACTCTGCGAATAAGGCGAGCCTCCAAGCCCTACTTGCTCAGTTCGCTTATTCCAGCCAAACGGTGTTAGATGTAATCGATCCTTATACCAATGCGGGAGATTACAGTGACACATTGCCTACACTAATGCTTCAAGCTGACGGGGATAAAACTGTACCAAACGCTGTTATCAATGATCCTTTGATTGGGAACGCGCCATTTGCTGGTACTGAGCCGTTAGCTAACAAGCTTGTTTTGAACAGTATAAGTGCATCAGCTACAACTCCTTCTACGTCAGTTACTCTCGAGTTTATTCAGTTTAATGCAGTAGCTAAGCACTCAACCGCAATTGCACCTCAAGATAAAGGAACTCCTCCAGCGGATTACAATCACTACTTGGAAATTCAGAGAGAACTGGTTGATTTCTTCTCTGACAACAAGTTGGATTCAGTGTCCAACGCAGGTTCTGTATTGGAATAATAACAAGTTCTAAATGAAACCAAATGCCAGCCTAACCGCTGGCATTTTTGTCTCTGTCGTTCGAACAAATCCCCTAGTTAACCGTTTGCATAAACCTTTAAAACACAAATGGTTGATCTCAGCTAAAATTAATCAAGACAGAATACCGTACGACCTCTTTCTTTATTGTAAATAAAGTGGATAATAGCCCCGTAAACTTAATACCTAATAAATGTGAGTCCATTATGTCTTCTGAAGCTACTATGCTAGAACGCTGCCAATCTAAATGTGAACTATGTGGTTCTGATTCTTCTCTTACTGCATACGCAGTGCCGCCACACAGCCACGTAACAGTGGATCACGGCATCATGGTATGTGACAAAT
This window harbors:
- a CDS encoding VolA/Pla-1 family phospholipase, which encodes MKKLFNVSLLASAMFLAGCGDDTSSSGASTTIQYEQYIQDSLAQATSIKFQLTGADIAVPLPSFALMDATDGTLGLPTGGDDSLTNPVAAMNTMDGWSTSMPIIMDFEGTGLADGVATGGVYLLKLSGSLTSDTAPSITGVLTQGTHFNVVSSASTDTFTIVFNDSLDASSEYVLALSNELTDVNGDPVGMSASYAALKSSAVTYTEGSLAQAQQVTQGVEKIFAGATAAGVINLDIENIIYSTWFTTESVGSSIYSTKAATASALAQGGMAQVWKGSANPNNIDLSSAYQMTFGTTQELSIALAADTTVDTFMEASTKAAMLAGYTGGPLNGTVNVTKGNVKLPYYLETGTNEWNTQPFESGMPSLVKVSSAIADTNEKANMASQLVSLSVDLTKLATDPAEQLKLVGANLTLSNGNALDTERVITRYAPVPQVKSLQDVEFILFTPVTIPGTPMPIVIYQHGITSLKENAYAFAANLAAQGIAVIGIDMPLHGTRSLDKIPNERSANANLLAYLNLTNLPVARDNVRQSVMDVLGLRVALSSNQGQGAFTSTPLATIDNTTTNHPRLFGHSLGGIVGITALAQANKTINDPTGDAIYAFSSSVIANSGGQISNLLLGSDSFGGTVIHNVALGGLASYVTHNTTICEPNSYTMTQCVDEFISDSANKASLQALLAQFAYSSQTVLDVIDPYTNAGDYSDTLPTLMLQADGDKTVPNAVINDPLIGNAPFAGTEPLANKLVLNSISASATTPSTSVTLEFIQFNAVAKHSTAIAPQDKGTPPADYNHYLEIQRELVDFFSDNKLDSVSNAGSVLE